From Pyrenophora tritici-repentis strain M4 chromosome 1, whole genome shotgun sequence, the proteins below share one genomic window:
- a CDS encoding ATP-bind-1 multi-domain protein: MSTAMAPEGSAPTTSSNLPVSIVCVGMAGSGKTTFMQRLVSHLYTHPNPTQSEPSVSKTSPSPPYIINLDPAVHHVPFTPNIDIRDSVNYKEVMKQFNLGPNGGILTSLNLFSTKIDQVIGLLEKRTQPPAPKPEQEQSTVEFMTSGGKEKQAAPAQQPQVKHILVDTPGQIEVFVWSASGEILLSSLASTFPTVIAYIIDTPRTTSTSTFMSNMLYACSILYKTKLPMILVFNKTDAQDAQFAKDWMTDFEAFQSALRNEEENGGEDSVGGSGYMGSLLNSMSLVLEEFYKHLSVVGVSAMTGDGMDEFFKGVQEKKEEFERDYKPELERRKAEREQEKKETRQRELDKMMRDMKVGGAGTKPKPKPRKEEPETVSDAENSDEAGMMDEDMDYEDEMDPDNPETGIKERYRQAVQERGLDQGEDHSFARYVNMAKFT, encoded by the coding sequence ATGTCCACGGCAATGGCTCCCGAGGGCTCTGCCCCCACTACAAGCTCAAATCTCCCCGTTTCAATAGTATGTGTGGGCATGGCTGGTAGTGGAAAGACAACATTCATGCAGCGCCTCGTCTCGCATCTCTATACGCACCCAAACCCCACTCAGAGCGAACCGTCCGTGTCAAAGACGTCTCCATCACCGCCGTACATCATCAACCTCGATCCTGCCGTCCACCATGTTCCCTTCACACCCAACATCGATATCCGCGATAGCGTTAACTACAAGGAGGTTATGAAGCAGTTCAACTTAGGGCCGAACGGCGGCATCCTGACTAGCTTGAACCTATTCAGTACAAAGATCGATCAGGTCATCGGCTTACTGGAGAAGCGAACACAGCCGCCCGCTCCCAAACCGGAGCAGGAACAGTCGACAGTCGAGTTCATGACGAGCGGTGGGAAGGAGAAGCAGGCAGCGCCGGCGCAACAACCGCAGGTCAAACACATATTGGTGGATACCCCGGGTCAGATTGAGGTCTTTGTCTGGTCAGCAAGTGGGGAGATTCTGCTTTCTAGCTTAGCCAGTACATTCCCCACGGTCATCGCGTACATCATCGACACACCACGCACTACTAGCACCAGCACATTCATGTCAAACATGCTCTACGCTTGCTCGATCCTCTACAAGACAAAATTGCCCATGATTCTTGTTTTCAACAAAACAGACGCGCAAGACGCCCAGTTTGCAAAAGACTGGATGACCGACTTCGAGGCATTCCAATCCGCCCTACGAAACGAGGAAGAAAACGGCGGGGAAGATTCGGTTGGAGGAAGTGGATACATGGGCAGTCTACTGAACAGCATGTCACTTGTGCTCGAGGAGTTCTACAAGCATCTCAGCGTGGTGGGTGTTAGTGCGATGACGGGTGATGGCATGGACGAGTTCTTCAAGGGCGTGcaagaaaagaaggaggaATTTGAGCGAGACTATAAACCAGAGCTTGAGAGACGCAAGGCAGAGAGGGAGcaagagaagaaggagaCGCGTCAGCGAGAATTGGACAAGATGATGAGAGATATGAAGGTGGGTGGTGCAGGAACAAAGCCAAAACCAAAGCCCCGAAAGGAAGAGCCAGAGACGGTTAGTGACGCGGAAAACTCTGATGAAGCTGGTATGATGGACGAAGATATGGATTACGAGGACGAAATGGACCCGGATAACCCAGAGACTGGCATCAAGGAGCGCTACCGGCAAGCCGTCCAGGAGCGTGGTCTTGACCAAGGCGAAGACCACAGCTTTGCGCGATATGTCAACATGGCAAAATTCACATGA
- a CDS encoding CwfJ-C-1 multi-domain protein — protein MKAPSSMDIDYVQRKKREEKTTYVRESTQPQSALKIHKAELNHHLADSKNEQETVADEPTQREVNYTFGDTGAQWRMTKLRGIYRNAEESGKSVEEIAMEKYGDLRDFDEAREEEIELDRRKMYGKDYVGKEKPSGELYEERRLAADIHRPSRTSHEPDELPQGEVVSDPQPVTNTGMLSQTELNRLKAQMMKAKMKKAPNAAQLEAEYNAALANSSSSKDRDVVILNAMDNRMLAGGRQGEVTALTNKRGTERGLVKENDDMSIDDMVRQERRTKGQAGGEGALLASKIAKDAKFDNSLDYIDDNASKLAARAPKSSINLRNAAIQDYTKMNRILDSCPLCHHEDKSPPQPPVAPIVSLATRIFLTLPTEPEISTGGAVIVPIQHRTNLVECDDDEWEEIRNFMKSLTRMYHDQGRDVVFYENAAFPGRKGHAAMNVVPIPFELGDTAPAFFKEAILESAGDWTQHKPIIDTAKASRNGLGKQAFRRSLAKEMPYFHVWFELDGGLGHVVEDGRAWPRGDLFAREVLGGMLDVGVEVVKRQGRWNKGDRRVEGWRKGWRKFDWTRVLTEGQ, from the coding sequence ATGAAGGCGCCCTCGTCCATGGACATCGACTATGTGCAGCGGAAGAAGCGAGAGGAGAAGACTACATATGTCAGGGAATCGACCCAGCCTCAATCAGCACTCAAGATCCACAAAGCCGAGCTGAATCATCATTTGGCCGACTCGAAGAACGAACAAGAGACTGTGGCAGACGAGCCGACGCAGAGAGAAGTGAACTATACCTTCGGCGACACCGGAGCACAATGGCGAATGACCAAACTCAGGGGCATATACCGGAACGCCGAGGAGTCTGGAAAAAGCGTCGAGGAGATAGCCATGGAAAAATACGGTGACCTCCGCGACTTTGACGAAGCACGCGAAGAAGAGATTGAGCTTGATCGCAGAAAGATGTACGGAAAAGACTACGTGGGCAAAGAGAAGCCATCGGGCGAGCTGTATGAGGAGCGTAGACTCGCTGCAGACATCCACCGCCCATCTCGCACGTCACACGAGCCCGACGAGCTACCCCAAGGCGAGGTCGTCTCAGATCCCCAGCCCGTCACAAACACCGGCATGCTCAGCCAGACCGAACTCAACAGGCTGAAAGCCCAGATGATGAAGGCCAAGATGAAGAAAGCTCCCAACGCTGCTCAGCTGGAAGCCGAATACAACGCCGCCCTAGCCAACTCATCTAGCTCGAAAGAccgcgacgtcgtcatcctAAACGCTATGGATAACCGTATGCTAGCTGGCGGCCGCCAAGGTGAAGTCACCGCCCTCACAAACAAGCGCGGCACAGAGCGCGGCCTCGTCAAAGAAAACGACGACATGTCCATCGACGACATGGTCCGTCAGGAACGTCGCACCAAAGGCCAAGCTGGCGGCGAAGGCGCCCTGCTCGCCTCCAAAATCGCAAAAGACGCCAAATTCGACAACTCGCTCGACTACATCGACGATAACGCCTCCAAACTCGCCGCCCGCGCCCCCAAATCATCAATCAACCTCCGCAACGCCGCAATCCAAGACTACACCAAAATGAACCGCATCCTCGATTCCTGTCCCCTGTGCCACCATGAAGACAAATCCCCCCCGCAGCCCCCTGTTGCTCCCATCGTTTCCCTCGCAACACGCATCTTCCTCACACTCCCCACTGAACCTGAAATCAGCACTGGCGGCGCCGTCATAGTGCCCATCCAACACCGGACCAATCTCGTCGAATGCGACGACGACGAGTGGGAGGAAATCCGCAACTTCATGAAGTCCCTCACTCGCATGTACCACGACCAGGGCCGCGACGTCGTTTTCTACGAAAATGCGGCGTTTCCCGGACGCAAGGGACATGCAGCTATGAACGTGGTGCCTATCCCGTTTGAACTGGGTGATACTGCCCCCGCGTTCTTCAAGGAAGCTATTCTCGAATCCGCAGGCGATTGGACGCAGCATAAACCTATTATTGATACTGCAAAGGCGTCGAGGAATGGGCTGGGTAAACAGGCATTCCGCCGTAGTTTGGCAAAGGAGATGCCGTATTTTCATGTGTGGTTTGAGCTGGATGGTGGGTTGGGGCATGTGGTTGAGGATGGGCGCGCATGGCCGAGGGGCGATTTGTTCGCCAGGGAGGTTCTGGGTGGTATGTTGGATGTGGGTGTTGAGGTTGTGAAGAGACAGGGACGATGGAATAAAGGAGATCGGAGAGTTGAAGGATGGAGAAAGGGATGGAGAAAGTTTGATTGGACGAGGGTGCTGACTGAAGGACAATAG